One window of Amaranthus tricolor cultivar Red isolate AtriRed21 chromosome 11, ASM2621246v1, whole genome shotgun sequence genomic DNA carries:
- the LOC130826504 gene encoding uncharacterized protein LOC130826504 — protein sequence MSRKEVGKDNPLEDSMPINSLLAPGILNTPNLAKIKIPNMTAFDGTSCPEEHLMAYKNLMLLYTTNPALWCKFFPTTLIGVALTWYTSLPGGSIHSFFQLEGKFLGHFVASRRQEKSNFHLLSIIQLEGESISSYLKKFHEAVLEVTDLEESVALNALINGMKAQRLKFHLVESQKRRIQYPPIIPQGTERNIHQGGIETTCRVVRNPHQTWDLYDPDMYMPWKEKLEHGTYSTEAMIQCSTGTGKTYSSPSGTSCRPPTTTLSDRRNYNLWCDYHKEHGHTLAQYRELKPILHQLADEGKLSRFINRKDYDTRGEVERRLWNQKRRSPKRDEARRESSNKQGTINMIFGGYTEE from the exons ATGTCGCGAAAGGAAGTTGGCAAGGATAATCCTCTCGAAGACTCCATGCCAATAAACTCTCTGCTGGCTCCGGGaatactgaatactcccaaccTGGCGAAGATAAAGATCCCGAATATGACGGCCTTCGATGGAACGTCCTGCCCAGAGGAACACTTGATGGCCTACAAGAACTTGATGCTGCTATACACCACCAACCCAGCATTGTGGTGCAAATTTTTCCCAACTACGCTCATAGGAGTAGCCTTGACGTGGTATACCTCCCTTCCAGGAGGAAGTATCCACAGTTTTTTCCAATTAGAAGGCAAATTTCTGGGTCACTTTGTAGCATctagaaggcaggagaaatcgaACTTCCACTTGCTTAGCATAATCCAATTGGAAGGGGAATCCATATCGTCATATTTGAAGAAGTTCCACGAAGCAGTGCTGGAAGTAACTGACTTGGAAGAATCGGTCGCATTAAACGCcctgatcaacggaatgaaggctcaaaggctgAAGTTCCATTTGGTCgagagtcaa AAAAGAAGGATTCAATATCCTCCAATCATTCCTCAAGGAACAGAGAGGAACATTCATCAAGGAGGGATAGAAACTACTTGCCGCGTCGTCCGGAACCCCCATCAGACATGGGACCTCTACGATCCAGACATGTATATGCCATGGAAGGAGAAGCTAGAACATGGAACTTACTCGACGGAGGCAATGATCCAATGTTCAACCGGAACAGGAAAGACATATTCTTCGCCATCCGGGACGAGTTGCCGACCCCCTACTACAACTCTCTCTGATCGCCGCAACTACAATTtatggtgtgattaccacaaagaacaTGGCCACACCTTGGCCCAATATCGCGAACTCAAACCTATCCTGCATCAGTTGGCCGACGAGGGGAAGCTGTCGAGGTTCATCAACCGAAAGGACTATGACACAAGAGGCGAAGTGGAAAGGAGGCTTTGGAACCAAAAACGCAGATCCCCCAAAAGAGACGAGGCtaggcgcgaaagttccaacaaGCAAGGAACTATTAACATGATTTTCGGAGGTTACACCGAGGAATAA